From Hymenobacter sediminicola:
TGGCAGCTGGCCCCATGGAAGCCACTGCCGCCGGCACAGGCAGCGGGCAGTAGCGCCCTGCATCTATGTTCTCATACAAAGCTCCTTTCCAATGCACCGGAAAGGAGCTTTTTGTTTCAGTAGGTTTTCGGGTTGTGGGCTGCGCAACCTTTGCGGCAGTTGTTGCTACTTTGCCATGTCACTCATTTTGCTTTCCCATGAAACACTCCTTGCAGCGCCTGTTGCTGGCCACTTGCCTGCTGGCGCCTCCGCTGGCGCAGGCACAGAATCCCGCTGGCCCTTCTGCGCCGGAAGCTCCGGCGGCTCGGCCAGTGGCTCCGGCCCCAGCCTTCCCCTACCCCATTCAGCAAAAGCAGCTTGCCAACGGCCTGAACGTGGTGACCGTACCCTTCGACTCGCCGGGCTTGGCTTCGTTCTTTCTGGTAGTGCGCGCCGGCTCGCGCGACGAAGTGGAGCCCGGCCACACTGGTTTTGCTCACTTCTTTGAGCACGTGATGTTTCGGGGCACCGATAAGTACTCGAAAGAGAAGTACAACGACGTGCTCAAAAGCATCGGGGCCTCGGCCAACGCCAATACGTCCCTGGACCGCACCGTGTACCACATGACCGGCAACGCGACCATGCTGGAGAAAATGTTTGAGGTGGAAGCCGACCGATTTCAGTACCTGAAATATCCGGAGCACGAGTTTAAGGCCGAAGCAGGTGCCGTGAAGGGCGAATACACCAAAAACTCGGCCTCGCTCTACACCCAGCTCAACGAGAAAGTAGCCGACGCCGCCTTCGACAAGCATACCTACGAGCACACCACGATGGGCTTCTTCAAGGACGTCGTGGATATGCCTAACCAATACCAATACTCGCTCACGTTCTTCGACCGATTCTACCGCCCCGAGTACACCACGCTGTTGGTAGTAGGTGACGTGAAAGCGGAAGAAGTGAACAAGCTGGCCGACAAATACTTTGCTTCCTGGAAGCGTGGCAGCTACAAACCGGCCATTCAGCCGGAGCCCGCCCAGACGGCCCCGCGCTATGTGCACATTCAGAACGCCAACTTCCCGCCGATGGTGAGCCTGAGCTACAAGGGCCCGGCTTTCTCCGACCAGAGCAAAGACCTGCCTGCGCTGGACGTGCTGACAACCATGCTCTTTGCCGAAAACTCGCCGCTTTATCAGCAGCTGGTAGTGAAGGAGCAGAAAGTGCGCTTCGTGGGTGGCTCACCCAACATGACGCGTGACCCTTACCTGACCAGCATCCGGGCCTCAGTAGTGAAAGCCGAGGACATGCCCTACGTGAAGGAGCAGATTACGAAGGCGCTGGAAGACCTCAAATCCAAGCCGATTGACGCCAAGCGCCTCGCCGACACTAAATCGGCGCTGAAATACGGCTTCCTGATGAGCCTCGACGCTCCCGACCAGATTGCCAATTCGCTGGCGGAGTTTATCTGGCTGACCGGCAACCCGGAAAGCCTGAACCGCTACTACGCGCTGTATGACCAAGTGACGCCCGCCGACATCCAGGCTGTGGCCAAAAAGTATTTCGTGCCCGAAGGCCTCACGGTGGGCACCATCGGGCCGGGCGCTACGGGCGGCGTGCAGTAATCCCTCTCTTCTGATTTCTCTTCTAATGAAACATACATTTTCCCGCTTGCTGCTGGCGGCCGCCCTGTTCGGTCCGGCCGGAGCACATACTGCCCAAGCTGCCGAAATAGTGGAGTTGCGCCAGCCCAATGCCGCCAAGGTGGTCGTGAAGCTGCAGTTCCGCAACGGCTCGTCCGCCGACCCGGTCGGCAAAGAAGGCCTCACGTTCCTGACCTCTCAGCTTGTGACAGAAGGCGGGACCAAGGACATGACCTCGGCCCAACTGAAGGACTTTCTCTATCCGATGTCTACGCGCTACTATGCCGTCACGGACAAGGAAGTCACTACTTTCACTTTCGAGTTTCACAAGGACTTTATCGACAAGTTTTACCCGGTGCTGCGCGGGCTTATGCTCACGCCCAGCTTCACGCAGGAAGACTTCGACCGGCTCCAGTCCAACCTGCATAACTACGTGGAGCAAGTGATTCGGGCGTCTTCGGATGAGGATTACAGCAAGTTTGCGCTGGAAGACCAGCTGTTCCGGGGCACGCGGTTTCAGCACATGACGCGCGGCACCGCCGCCGGCGTGAAGAACCTGACGCTGGCCGACGTGAAAAAGCAATACGCCGCCGCTTTCGGGCAGGACAACCTGACCATCGGGCTGGCCGGCAACTATCCGGCTTCGTTTGCCAAGCAGTTGGAGGCCGACCTAAAAAAATTGCCCAAAAGCTCGGTGAAGCCTGCCGTGCCGACTGTAGCCATGCCCAAAGGCATTCGTGTCGAAATCATCAGCAAGCCTGATGCGCTGGGCTCGGCTATATATGCGGGCTTTCCTATCCAAACCACCCGTGCCAACGACGACTTCGCGGCCCTGATGGTGGCCAACTCCTGGCTGGGTGAGCACCGCAAAAGCTACGGCAAGCTCTACGACAAGATCCGGACGACCCGCTCCATGAACTACGGCGACTATAGCTACGTGGAGTGGTACGAGGGCGGCGGCCAGAACATGCTGCCGGTGCCCGGAGTGCCGCGCCACGCCAACTATGCCAGCTTGTGGCTGCGCCCGGTCCAGATTGCCGAAGGCCTGCGCAAGCAATACCCCGCGGAGCTGGGCGACCTGAAAGTTGGCCACGCACCGTTTGCACTGCGCCTGGCCGTGCGCGAAATGGACAACGTAGTAAAAAACGGCCTCAGCAAAGATGATTTTGAGCTGACCCGCACCTTCCTGCGCTCCTACGTGAAGCTCTACGGCACCACGCCCGCCAAGCAGCTCGGCTTCCTGCTCGACTCGAAATTCTACGGCCGCAAAGACTGGCTGAAGGAAGTAGATGGCCAACTGGCCAAGCTCACGGTAGACGATGTAAACCGTGCCATCCGCAAGCACTGGCAGGTGCAGAACATGTTCGTGACCATCGTGACGGACGACAGCGAAGCTCAGCCCCTGGCCGATGTACTCAAGAACAACACGCCTTCGCCAATGAGCTATGCCAACGTAGTGAAAGCCGGCCTGCCCGCCGATGTGGTAGCGGAGGACAAAGCCGTAGCCGACTACAAGCTGAACGTGACGGACGTAAAAATTGTGGATACGAAAGACACATTTAAGTAAGCTGGCTGCACGGCCTAATGAATTGTTAAAAACCGACCCGGAAATTTTCCGGGTCGGTTTTTTTTTCGGGTTAAACCTGTTGCCTGCTGGCCCATCTATGCAGTATATTTTGATAACTCATTTCTTCCCAGCCAGATGAAAGCAACTTCCTTCCCTCGCCTGCTGCTCCTGCTATTAGTGCTCTTCACCGCCGCCTCTGCCAGCGAAGCCAGGGACCATCGGCGCGGCCACGGTGGGCCGGCTAACCCCGAAATCAAAGCCTACATGGCGCAAAACGTGCTGCCCGCAGTGCGGCAGCAGCGCCAGAAACTAGAGCCTCAGCTCAGCACCTCCGACCGGGCACAATTGGCCATTTACCGCACCCAGCTACAGGAGCTACGCCAGCAGAGCCAGGCACTTCGCCAGAGCATCAAACCGGCCGGCACGCAGGCGCCCGGCACCCGCCCCGAAATGACAGAAGCCCAGAAGCAGCAGTTTCAGAAGTTACACTCCGACCACAAAGTCCTGATGCAGAGTGTCGGCCAGTTGGGCCAGAAATATGCTGGCGACATTGCCCGTCTTTCGCAGGAATTGCAGCCGCAAAAAGAAAAATGGGCGGCTGACCTGAAGGAG
This genomic window contains:
- a CDS encoding T9SS type A sorting domain-containing protein yields the protein MKATSFPRLLLLLLVLFTAASASEARDHRRGHGGPANPEIKAYMAQNVLPAVRQQRQKLEPQLSTSDRAQLAIYRTQLQELRQQSQALRQSIKPAGTQAPGTRPEMTEAQKQQFQKLHSDHKVLMQSVGQLGQKYAGDIARLSQELQPQKEKWAADLKELAIKNMTPEQQEKLGQMASRMHHRGGANRFFKPAMFLLMDPSAPSSPERELGNTMVYPNPAVASSQLEYEVKKAGPVTVELLDSRGNALRTVANETKQEKGQHTVQVNISDLPVGTYFYKITTKSGSETRRFVKE
- a CDS encoding M16 family metallopeptidase, with product MKHSLQRLLLATCLLAPPLAQAQNPAGPSAPEAPAARPVAPAPAFPYPIQQKQLANGLNVVTVPFDSPGLASFFLVVRAGSRDEVEPGHTGFAHFFEHVMFRGTDKYSKEKYNDVLKSIGASANANTSLDRTVYHMTGNATMLEKMFEVEADRFQYLKYPEHEFKAEAGAVKGEYTKNSASLYTQLNEKVADAAFDKHTYEHTTMGFFKDVVDMPNQYQYSLTFFDRFYRPEYTTLLVVGDVKAEEVNKLADKYFASWKRGSYKPAIQPEPAQTAPRYVHIQNANFPPMVSLSYKGPAFSDQSKDLPALDVLTTMLFAENSPLYQQLVVKEQKVRFVGGSPNMTRDPYLTSIRASVVKAEDMPYVKEQITKALEDLKSKPIDAKRLADTKSALKYGFLMSLDAPDQIANSLAEFIWLTGNPESLNRYYALYDQVTPADIQAVAKKYFVPEGLTVGTIGPGATGGVQ
- a CDS encoding M16 family metallopeptidase, giving the protein MKHTFSRLLLAAALFGPAGAHTAQAAEIVELRQPNAAKVVVKLQFRNGSSADPVGKEGLTFLTSQLVTEGGTKDMTSAQLKDFLYPMSTRYYAVTDKEVTTFTFEFHKDFIDKFYPVLRGLMLTPSFTQEDFDRLQSNLHNYVEQVIRASSDEDYSKFALEDQLFRGTRFQHMTRGTAAGVKNLTLADVKKQYAAAFGQDNLTIGLAGNYPASFAKQLEADLKKLPKSSVKPAVPTVAMPKGIRVEIISKPDALGSAIYAGFPIQTTRANDDFAALMVANSWLGEHRKSYGKLYDKIRTTRSMNYGDYSYVEWYEGGGQNMLPVPGVPRHANYASLWLRPVQIAEGLRKQYPAELGDLKVGHAPFALRLAVREMDNVVKNGLSKDDFELTRTFLRSYVKLYGTTPAKQLGFLLDSKFYGRKDWLKEVDGQLAKLTVDDVNRAIRKHWQVQNMFVTIVTDDSEAQPLADVLKNNTPSPMSYANVVKAGLPADVVAEDKAVADYKLNVTDVKIVDTKDTFK